A genomic segment from Pseudobdellovibrionaceae bacterium encodes:
- a CDS encoding c-type cytochrome, with protein sequence MRVKTVRFLVFSLMLVGLCACDYMELQNPQGGRPGGGGRPDDLNAQCTPSDEMPSGNGIPEDAITYETVKAQVFDARCVSCHSSGRPSGGVNLSTFATAKARASQIQFAVERGIMPPGSATLTADEKSMISAWVAQGALEARDLAATTTCSPSDNTGGSGGGGTGGDGGGGEVPPVVETTLTQVPPDADINYALISRRILQPNCVGCHSDAGNNRGGVNLETYFNVREEIEDGLKEIQRGRMPPRPRPALSDVEVETLRRWVRLGKPR encoded by the coding sequence ATGAGAGTTAAGACAGTAAGGTTTTTAGTATTCAGTCTCATGCTGGTGGGACTTTGTGCCTGTGATTATATGGAACTTCAAAACCCTCAAGGAGGACGTCCAGGTGGTGGTGGCAGACCTGATGATCTTAATGCTCAGTGTACACCCTCAGATGAAATGCCAAGTGGAAACGGAATTCCCGAAGACGCCATCACCTATGAGACGGTGAAGGCGCAAGTCTTTGATGCGCGTTGTGTGTCCTGTCACTCTTCGGGGCGTCCTTCTGGGGGAGTCAACCTCTCTACTTTTGCCACTGCCAAGGCTCGAGCGTCACAGATTCAGTTTGCCGTAGAGCGTGGGATCATGCCCCCAGGTTCAGCGACACTCACAGCAGACGAAAAAAGTATGATCTCGGCATGGGTTGCTCAAGGAGCCCTAGAAGCCAGAGACCTTGCTGCTACTACCACATGTTCTCCTTCTGATAACACTGGGGGATCTGGAGGAGGAGGTACTGGTGGTGATGGCGGCGGAGGCGAAGTTCCTCCTGTTGTGGAGACCACCTTAACCCAAGTCCCACCAGATGCAGACATCAATTACGCGCTGATCAGTCGTCGTATCTTACAACCCAACTGCGTGGGTTGCCATTCCGATGCGGGCAATAACCGTGGAGGTGTAAATTTAGAAACCTACTTTAATGTCAGAGAAGAGATCGAGGATGGCCTTAAGGAGATCCAGCGTGGACGTATGCCTCCAAGGCCAAGACCAGCCCTTTCAGACGTGGAAGTGGAAACCTTAAGACGATGGGTCAGACTAGGTAAGCCAAGATAG
- a CDS encoding YceI family protein, whose protein sequence is MRAILFLMCLCGIFTWAQASVMSFNKKEGKTQFLATGNPGFLKINGKGEGPEGEVKVEGHKLNGVLKVKVDSLVTGIALRDKHLKETYLKAAEHPYIELHLKDVALPEGAEIGVQDIKAQKAQALLTLNNVTKPVVLEYSIDKSKKITAKFDLKITDFKIDLPTFMKVTVADEVVVNVESKIKTL, encoded by the coding sequence ATGAGAGCGATATTATTTTTGATGTGTCTATGTGGGATCTTCACATGGGCTCAAGCTAGTGTAATGTCTTTTAACAAAAAAGAGGGCAAGACTCAGTTTTTGGCTACAGGTAATCCAGGATTTTTAAAGATCAATGGTAAAGGTGAAGGTCCAGAAGGTGAAGTGAAGGTTGAGGGTCATAAGCTTAATGGCGTACTAAAGGTGAAAGTGGATTCTTTGGTGACGGGTATTGCGCTAAGAGATAAGCATCTTAAAGAGACGTATCTTAAAGCGGCAGAGCATCCTTACATTGAACTGCACTTAAAAGATGTCGCCTTACCAGAGGGTGCAGAGATCGGAGTGCAAGACATCAAAGCCCAAAAGGCACAGGCTCTTCTTACACTTAACAATGTTACAAAACCTGTCGTTCTTGAATATTCTATTGATAAAAGTAAAAAGATCACAGCAAAATTTGATCTTAAAATTACCGATTTTAAAATTGATCTTCCGACTTTCATGAAAGTGACAGTGGCAGACGAAGTTGTGGTCAACGTCGAGAGCAAAATTAAAACTTTATAG
- a CDS encoding plastocyanin/azurin family copper-binding protein, with protein sequence MKNIKKIQTLILLGVFAFSSSALAATLNISTKGEQLFFDKAELTVKAGEKVTLVFTNASTGMPHNWVLVKPGTQDKVAKDSLAAGAGKGWLATGPDVLAHTKMVDGKKSDTITFTAPAAPGNYPYLCTFPGHASIMKGILKVTK encoded by the coding sequence ATGAAAAATATTAAAAAGATTCAGACTTTGATTCTTTTAGGCGTATTCGCATTCAGCAGTAGTGCATTAGCTGCTACGCTAAACATTTCAACAAAAGGTGAACAGCTCTTTTTTGATAAGGCTGAGTTGACAGTCAAAGCAGGTGAAAAGGTCACTTTAGTGTTCACCAATGCTTCTACTGGCATGCCTCACAACTGGGTTTTAGTAAAACCAGGCACACAAGATAAAGTCGCTAAAGACAGTCTTGCTGCTGGAGCTGGCAAAGGCTGGTTAGCCACAGGCCCTGATGTTTTAGCTCATACAAAAATGGTAGACGGTAAAAAAAGTGACACTATCACTTTCACAGCCCCAGCCGCACCAGGCAACTACCCTTACCTTTGCACCTTCCCAGGCCATGCCTCCATCATGAAGGGCATCTTAAAAGTCACAAAATAA
- a CDS encoding group III truncated hemoglobin, with protein MPPQKPEPQTSILVYGVAFTHLEIFQVIDDFYTRIQQDPILSVPFQSVHDWPHHIERLTHFWWIRFGGKPYLFSDYNPVLKHFFAGFNDMLLQRWLGLFHATIDEHLDPEQAELWKNVSSRMGQALSMKNEMYKQQHNAQKKEQE; from the coding sequence ATGCCCCCTCAAAAGCCAGAACCGCAAACCTCAATCCTTGTCTACGGTGTAGCTTTTACCCATCTTGAAATTTTTCAAGTTATCGACGATTTCTATACCCGCATACAACAAGATCCTATTTTATCAGTTCCCTTTCAATCTGTGCACGATTGGCCTCATCATATTGAACGTCTGACACATTTTTGGTGGATTCGTTTTGGTGGAAAGCCCTACCTTTTTAGTGATTACAATCCCGTACTCAAACATTTTTTTGCAGGCTTTAACGACATGCTTTTGCAAAGATGGCTGGGTCTATTCCACGCCACCATTGATGAGCACTTAGACCCCGAACAGGCTGAACTTTGGAAGAACGTCTCTTCACGCATGGGACAGGCTTTAAGTATGAAAAACGAGATGTACAAACAGCAGCACAACGCCCAGAAAAAAGAGCAGGAATAA
- a CDS encoding Rrf2 family transcriptional regulator: MHLTDHTDYSIRVLMYLNQKKTLVTLNELAESLNISKNNLIKVSNQLAKADFITTVKGRSGGLILNKNMGKRNLKDIIVETEKRFNIAVCFTKDTKCDCSFVKNCKLQRTLNEALNSFLDSLASKTLNDLTS; encoded by the coding sequence ATGCATTTAACAGATCATACGGATTACTCAATACGTGTTCTTATGTATCTGAACCAAAAAAAGACTTTGGTGACTTTGAATGAACTGGCAGAAAGTTTAAATATTTCTAAAAACAATCTGATTAAAGTTTCAAACCAGTTGGCTAAAGCCGATTTTATCACAACCGTAAAGGGCCGTTCTGGCGGTTTAATTTTAAATAAAAATATGGGCAAAAGAAATTTAAAAGACATTATTGTAGAAACAGAAAAGCGATTTAATATTGCCGTCTGTTTTACTAAGGATACCAAGTGTGATTGTTCTTTTGTTAAGAACTGCAAACTGCAAAGAACTTTAAACGAGGCTCTCAATTCTTTTCTGGATTCTTTAGCCAGCAAAACTCTCAATGATCTGACTTCGTAA
- a CDS encoding DUF924 domain-containing protein produces MSDYKGPFPLPQAWKDVIRFWYEESTEQDWFTKNPDYDAKIRDRFLGLHTMAKNCELEIWRSHPLGALAEVLVLDQFSRNLFRGQAESFAHDSLALALTQRALETGLADQLSQKEKWFLLMPYMHSESKVIHAQAMILFQELGLQHVLDFEIAHKKIIDRFGRYPHRNEVLKRPSTEEEIVFTKRKNSSF; encoded by the coding sequence ATGTCAGACTACAAAGGGCCTTTTCCACTTCCGCAAGCATGGAAAGATGTCATTCGCTTTTGGTATGAAGAGAGTACTGAGCAAGACTGGTTTACCAAAAACCCCGACTATGATGCAAAGATCCGAGATCGTTTTTTAGGCTTACACACTATGGCCAAAAACTGTGAACTTGAAATCTGGCGTTCTCATCCTCTGGGGGCTTTGGCTGAGGTGTTAGTTTTGGATCAATTTTCAAGAAACCTGTTTCGTGGACAAGCCGAGTCCTTTGCGCACGACAGTTTAGCTCTAGCCTTAACACAAAGGGCCTTAGAAACAGGGCTTGCCGATCAATTGAGCCAAAAAGAAAAATGGTTTTTACTTATGCCTTATATGCACAGCGAATCTAAAGTCATTCACGCACAAGCGATGATCCTTTTTCAAGAACTCGGTCTGCAACATGTTTTAGATTTTGAAATTGCTCATAAAAAAATCATTGATCGTTTTGGACGCTACCCTCATCGCAACGAAGTGTTAAAACGTCCTTCGACAGAAGAAGAGATAGTTTTTACAAAGAGGAAAAATAGCTCTTTTTAA
- a CDS encoding 5'-methylthioadenosine/S-adenosylhomocysteine nucleosidase — MQVRTLVLCPLKVEMKFLVEALQDEVGVFVQEDRGPQGQKIYLLPEKNLAIMVGGHGKVNFALACARALQFFSGVKQLWCVGSAGALSSSLNVGDVILAEKTTEHDFKSSALDHKNPEFQVSESLLIELKNKAQNTKQIKFGSIASGDEDIVSEERARELYEQTGALAVAWEGAGGARACQGLSVDFVELRAITDLANAQTLNDFAIHLKPAMKNLAQALLILI, encoded by the coding sequence ATGCAAGTTAGAACTTTGGTGTTATGCCCTCTTAAAGTTGAAATGAAGTTTCTTGTAGAAGCTCTCCAAGATGAGGTCGGCGTTTTTGTGCAAGAGGATCGAGGTCCACAGGGACAAAAGATCTATCTGCTTCCAGAAAAGAATCTGGCCATTATGGTGGGGGGACATGGGAAAGTGAACTTTGCTTTGGCCTGCGCGCGAGCCTTACAGTTTTTTTCTGGAGTGAAACAACTTTGGTGTGTGGGCAGTGCGGGGGCTCTCAGTTCGAGTTTAAATGTGGGTGATGTCATCTTGGCGGAAAAGACCACAGAGCATGATTTTAAATCCAGCGCTTTGGACCATAAAAACCCAGAGTTTCAAGTCTCAGAGTCTCTTCTTATTGAACTGAAAAATAAAGCCCAAAATACAAAACAAATTAAATTTGGCAGTATTGCTAGTGGCGATGAGGACATTGTAAGCGAAGAGCGAGCAAGGGAACTTTACGAACAGACAGGGGCCTTGGCTGTAGCCTGGGAAGGGGCGGGTGGAGCACGAGCCTGTCAGGGCCTAAGCGTAGACTTTGTGGAGCTTAGAGCCATCACAGACCTTGCCAATGCCCAAACGTTAAACGATTTTGCCATCCACCTTAAGCCTGCTATGAAAAATTTGGCCCAAGCTCTTTTAATCTTGATCTGA
- a CDS encoding DUF4105 domain-containing protein: protein MGKNLKQNFVVVVAILWGCILGSTTSAWADAAPTTSPLTLTRDMLVLEDAATLDASCALSPSDPFERPHRISKGSKKYGNECVDTDRFRYSEILNQNKSEIVFSNYRHLDEYWTAALSLNAVVDQVFFHVVRFEAISGVIAAHTQLRIKFSNQSPLKLVSQLDPQKTTEVFDLVISFEAGRPVNVPYNFALGAVDNYVSMARILSGHQRLAESTENTTEQYELEIPQEEKLHIALLGIEKSSRDGFSRFYNTVSENCTTDAFGILDALSSMQGRAEPFLTVLSNDPVAGPSIRALQERKILKARFADLDEELMKGISGYKPETSINSTSSGFLPYVKDHPYSLVISSPEERLLSVEQLQAVQEIKALTYEAVPRALHLVGSSLMLAQGDSRDFLFTFLKEASSSLEKRIQKINGSLPEQAVEVVAYLVPWQGGGQKVNLNTVSSMQARLPFDFYQISHKDIGLVSAGIARATQTQSIPEFGLQAYAIALQFYLKKDAWSVSMQVLGGLNERNETLAVANPQVNISSFIIPEAPRRSEQPVVLLNVTLTPQDKSVPQFNMEFGSFGGLKARTQPKAYGQMSIMNSGFCESRLAVTPRLEGKFAGEATGYSVVDYIFEGKFVSFNIFKVNMDLETQRIIDMDIRFNFYILGLPISCLSQDSVNDSFKQSANEQIEQMVKSLQSSDATNLVTPIVDKVLSNN from the coding sequence ATGGGTAAGAATCTTAAACAGAACTTTGTTGTTGTCGTTGCAATCCTTTGGGGTTGTATTTTAGGAAGTACAACCAGTGCGTGGGCTGATGCGGCCCCAACCACATCACCTTTAACACTGACACGCGATATGCTGGTGTTAGAAGATGCAGCCACTTTGGATGCCTCTTGTGCTTTGTCACCTAGTGACCCTTTTGAGCGTCCTCACCGTATTTCTAAGGGGTCAAAAAAATATGGTAATGAGTGTGTGGATACAGACCGTTTTCGTTACTCTGAAATTTTAAATCAAAACAAATCCGAGATCGTATTTTCTAACTATCGACATTTAGATGAGTACTGGACTGCGGCTTTGTCTTTAAACGCCGTGGTGGATCAAGTTTTTTTCCATGTGGTGCGCTTTGAAGCGATTTCTGGAGTCATTGCTGCGCACACTCAATTAAGAATTAAATTTTCCAACCAAAGCCCATTGAAGCTGGTCTCTCAACTTGATCCACAAAAGACCACAGAGGTGTTTGATCTGGTGATCTCTTTTGAAGCGGGTCGTCCTGTGAATGTTCCTTATAACTTTGCTTTAGGGGCTGTGGACAACTATGTGTCTATGGCTCGTATTTTATCAGGCCATCAAAGACTAGCAGAAAGCACAGAGAACACCACAGAACAGTACGAACTTGAAATCCCCCAAGAAGAAAAACTTCACATTGCTCTGCTTGGAATTGAAAAATCCTCTCGTGACGGGTTTTCACGTTTCTATAATACAGTCAGTGAGAACTGTACTACGGATGCCTTTGGAATTTTAGATGCACTAAGTTCTATGCAAGGCCGTGCAGAACCTTTTTTGACCGTTTTATCTAACGATCCTGTTGCGGGCCCCTCTATCCGTGCCCTACAAGAAAGAAAGATTTTAAAGGCACGATTTGCAGATTTAGATGAAGAACTGATGAAAGGGATCAGTGGTTATAAGCCTGAAACCAGCATCAATTCTACAAGTTCTGGTTTTTTACCTTATGTTAAAGATCATCCTTATTCGCTTGTGATCTCTAGCCCTGAAGAACGACTTTTATCCGTAGAGCAGCTGCAAGCCGTACAAGAGATCAAAGCTTTGACCTATGAAGCGGTCCCTAGAGCTTTACACTTAGTGGGTTCATCTTTGATGTTAGCGCAAGGCGATTCCAGAGATTTTTTATTTACATTCTTAAAAGAAGCCTCTTCATCTTTAGAAAAGCGCATTCAAAAGATCAATGGCAGTCTGCCTGAGCAAGCTGTAGAAGTGGTGGCCTACCTTGTGCCTTGGCAGGGTGGAGGACAAAAGGTCAACTTGAATACAGTGAGCAGCATGCAAGCCCGTTTACCTTTTGATTTTTATCAGATCAGTCATAAAGATATTGGACTTGTGTCTGCGGGCATTGCGCGTGCCACTCAAACTCAAAGCATTCCTGAGTTTGGTCTTCAGGCTTACGCCATTGCTTTGCAGTTTTATCTTAAAAAAGATGCGTGGTCGGTCTCTATGCAGGTGTTAGGTGGATTGAATGAGAGAAATGAAACCTTAGCTGTGGCCAACCCTCAAGTGAACATCAGCAGTTTTATTATTCCCGAAGCTCCACGTCGTTCCGAGCAGCCCGTAGTGCTTTTGAATGTGACTTTAACACCGCAAGATAAAAGTGTACCTCAGTTCAATATGGAGTTTGGATCTTTTGGTGGGTTAAAAGCCAGAACGCAACCTAAAGCTTATGGGCAAATGTCCATTATGAATTCTGGATTTTGCGAGAGCCGTTTGGCTGTAACACCAAGACTAGAAGGGAAATTTGCAGGAGAAGCCACAGGCTATTCCGTTGTAGATTATATTTTTGAAGGCAAATTCGTATCCTTTAATATTTTTAAAGTGAACATGGATTTAGAAACCCAACGAATCATCGACATGGACATCCGCTTTAACTTTTATATCTTGGGTCTTCCAATTTCTTGCTTATCCCAAGACAGCGTGAACGACAGTTTCAAACAAAGTGCTAACGAACAGATCGAACAAATGGTCAAAAGCCTACAATCTTCCGATGCCACAAACCTTGTCACACCCATCGTTGATAAAGTGCTAAGCAACAACTAG
- a CDS encoding threonine/serine exporter family protein, whose translation MTLEDNKKISSQQRKLLNDFERCSLRLGAYYLQVGGPTTRLEEKIWRLGQAYHIEAEVFATPSALIISAFDQKERFATTLRRIKESDIDLNALFKIDHLFEQLINKDITLKQGHKKVRTPEFLAPLYSNILVLICSFAIGFLVSILEFSNFLAAFGSGILSLILIMLIQPMMNVLSFTRIFFVFFGSLFCIVISAILSVNFKIPIESVFIGPLINMVPGLMLTTAVSELAEHNFVSGTVKMAQGLLVLLAIGTALFLGVDALDTLGYSETQLNLRFAGAHTLGFSINLVATFAIVTAFAIRFQTPAKYIIFSSISGVLGWATVYLLGTDQNYVFPTFLSSLIVGLSSLTFARMFKIPSQVFSVPGIISLVPGVLSASLYNYSDIGIEHGRNTLTTDTTILKISLITASIVFGLITARFPYRIYRKITGDIQIPND comes from the coding sequence ATGACTCTTGAAGACAACAAAAAGATTTCTAGCCAACAACGCAAACTGCTTAACGACTTTGAACGCTGCTCACTTAGGCTGGGAGCCTATTATTTGCAAGTTGGCGGACCTACAACCCGTCTAGAGGAAAAAATATGGCGCCTAGGGCAAGCCTATCATATCGAGGCCGAGGTTTTTGCCACCCCTTCCGCTCTTATCATCTCAGCTTTTGACCAAAAAGAACGTTTTGCCACCACACTCAGGCGCATCAAAGAGTCTGACATTGACCTCAACGCCCTCTTTAAAATTGACCACCTCTTTGAGCAACTTATCAATAAAGATATCACTTTAAAACAAGGTCACAAAAAGGTCCGCACCCCAGAGTTCTTAGCTCCCCTGTACTCAAACATTCTGGTGCTCATCTGTTCTTTTGCTATTGGGTTTTTAGTGAGCATTTTAGAGTTCTCTAACTTCTTAGCAGCCTTTGGCAGTGGAATCCTTAGCTTGATCTTAATCATGCTCATTCAACCTATGATGAACGTGCTGTCCTTTACGCGTATCTTTTTTGTGTTTTTTGGCTCTTTGTTTTGTATTGTGATCTCTGCCATTTTATCTGTGAATTTCAAAATTCCTATCGAATCCGTGTTTATTGGCCCTTTAATCAACATGGTGCCTGGACTTATGCTCACCACCGCCGTGTCAGAACTGGCCGAGCATAACTTTGTGTCTGGAACAGTAAAAATGGCGCAAGGGCTTTTGGTTCTTCTGGCCATTGGAACGGCTCTGTTCTTAGGCGTAGATGCCTTGGACACCTTAGGTTACTCTGAAACTCAGCTCAATCTTAGATTTGCGGGAGCCCACACTTTAGGCTTTAGCATTAACCTTGTGGCCACCTTTGCGATTGTGACCGCCTTTGCCATACGCTTTCAGACTCCTGCTAAATATATTATTTTTTCTTCGATTTCAGGCGTTCTAGGCTGGGCCACCGTATACTTATTAGGAACAGACCAAAACTATGTGTTCCCCACATTTTTAAGCTCATTGATTGTAGGCCTAAGCAGTCTAACCTTTGCCCGCATGTTCAAAATTCCCAGCCAAGTCTTCTCCGTCCCAGGCATCATCTCTTTAGTCCCTGGAGTATTGTCTGCTTCACTTTACAACTACAGCGATATCGGCATCGAACACGGCCGCAATACACTGACTACCGACACCACCATTTTAAAAATCTCCCTGATCACAGCCTCAATCGTGTTCGGCCTAATCACCGCCCGCTTTCCTTACCGCATTTACCGCAAGATCACAGGCGATATCCAAATCCCCAACGACTAG
- a CDS encoding 3D domain-containing protein, with amino-acid sequence MRRTTTYIFLSVLCGSSYQFAEAASLFELPGLTFQSTEESKQESCAEKATIHRGQRLFSPTVFHTPIVKQGGRCRLLDENRKTLAKVPCEFKRHCDMQGVCFLKKGQKLVGYNFIKKKRGVEVYAEVDSSRCPYGYGVWSKEHNRSVCMDPYRSVAADNHYHKTGTVLYFPALKGLKLPDNSVHDGYMVVRSTGGAIKGRDRFDFYTGLCADPEVKSMLCKSHSFTQDLVKRGFGQIAKLKKNKGCFYNYYKVPESLKNVVLAKRNYPDLPQLDVLMAHSKMQNLIGAQDRPVRAQSVLLNAQNPESTFFPMEMSSN; translated from the coding sequence ATGAGAAGGACTACAACTTATATTTTTCTATCTGTTTTATGTGGATCAAGTTATCAGTTTGCTGAAGCTGCGTCCTTATTTGAGCTACCTGGTTTAACTTTTCAATCTACTGAAGAGTCAAAACAAGAGTCTTGCGCCGAGAAAGCCACCATTCATCGCGGGCAACGTTTGTTTAGTCCCACAGTGTTTCACACACCAATTGTTAAACAAGGTGGAAGATGTCGTTTATTAGATGAAAATCGTAAAACCTTAGCCAAAGTTCCATGTGAATTTAAAAGACATTGTGACATGCAAGGTGTGTGTTTCCTTAAAAAGGGACAAAAACTTGTAGGCTATAACTTTATTAAGAAAAAAAGAGGGGTAGAGGTGTATGCCGAAGTGGACTCTAGTCGCTGTCCTTATGGATATGGCGTGTGGAGCAAAGAGCATAACCGTTCTGTATGTATGGATCCTTACCGTTCTGTTGCAGCAGACAACCATTATCACAAAACAGGTACGGTACTTTATTTCCCAGCATTGAAAGGTCTAAAACTTCCTGACAACAGTGTGCACGATGGTTATATGGTCGTGCGCTCTACAGGGGGAGCGATTAAAGGTCGTGATCGTTTTGATTTTTATACAGGACTTTGCGCTGATCCTGAGGTGAAAAGCATGTTATGCAAAAGCCATTCTTTCACCCAAGACTTAGTCAAAAGAGGCTTTGGCCAGATTGCAAAACTTAAGAAGAACAAAGGTTGTTTTTACAATTATTATAAAGTGCCTGAATCCTTAAAAAATGTGGTGCTTGCAAAAAGGAATTATCCTGATTTGCCACAATTAGATGTGCTGATGGCACATTCTAAAATGCAAAATCTTATTGGTGCACAAGATAGACCAGTAAGAGCTCAATCTGTTTTATTGAATGCTCAAAATCCAGAATCTACTTTTTTTCCAATGGAGATGAGCAGCAACTAA
- a CDS encoding TIGR04552 family protein, which yields MKAPNFNFDILGSVLGESTSLDLPQLQIQDRDQAALFIRTYGYEITRKQDEEKLWRYFAEAIEFLESDILHEGENIPDSLKTREELEDITKLLVIASVKQTGDSEVQTLESLSPQRWACAILRVMHVLVHLDNDLFTSFTDDIKYQILKPIQDHIYHVEQKTFLGKDDEAIELVAYSEKPFKHTSSAAIKILTRKNTLAMTLLDRVGMRFVTKNVVDIFRVIQYLVDKHLISYPHVISSQSKNTICSAKTFTEVMEKHVSKEGVFDAEAIEAMLQEEMLSLNLQVDPEKNPYSSSEFKFLKFINRQFLRINIGEGKSPLTFFFPFEVQILDQNTFDQNEGGQAAHKDYKQRQKESARRRIFGLLHV from the coding sequence GTGAAAGCGCCCAATTTTAATTTTGATATTCTAGGTTCTGTTTTAGGAGAGTCCACCTCCCTAGATTTACCGCAATTGCAAATCCAAGATCGAGATCAGGCCGCTTTATTTATCCGCACTTATGGTTATGAGATCACTCGCAAACAAGATGAAGAAAAGCTCTGGCGGTACTTTGCTGAAGCCATTGAGTTTTTAGAAAGCGACATTCTACACGAAGGCGAAAATATCCCCGATAGCCTAAAGACCCGCGAGGAGCTAGAGGACATCACAAAACTTTTGGTGATCGCCAGCGTGAAACAAACTGGGGACTCTGAAGTCCAAACCCTAGAGAGCTTAAGTCCTCAACGCTGGGCCTGTGCTATCCTCAGAGTGATGCATGTTCTGGTTCACCTTGATAACGATCTCTTTACTTCTTTTACTGACGACATCAAATATCAGATTTTAAAACCCATTCAGGACCATATCTACCACGTCGAGCAAAAGACCTTTTTAGGAAAAGACGACGAGGCCATTGAGCTTGTGGCGTATTCTGAAAAACCGTTTAAACACACTAGCTCTGCGGCCATTAAGATTCTGACACGCAAAAACACCTTGGCGATGACTCTCTTAGATCGTGTGGGCATGCGCTTTGTGACTAAAAACGTGGTCGATATCTTTCGTGTCATTCAATATCTGGTGGACAAACATCTGATCAGCTATCCTCACGTGATCTCGTCTCAATCTAAAAATACCATCTGTTCAGCAAAGACTTTCACAGAAGTGATGGAAAAGCATGTGAGTAAAGAGGGTGTTTTTGATGCTGAGGCTATTGAAGCGATGCTGCAAGAAGAGATGCTGAGTCTAAATCTGCAAGTCGACCCCGAGAAGAACCCTTATAGTAGTTCCGAATTTAAATTTTTAAAATTTATCAATCGACAGTTTTTAAGAATCAATATCGGGGAAGGCAAAAGCCCTTTGACGTTCTTCTTTCCTTTTGAAGTGCAAATTTTAGATCAAAACACTTTTGATCAGAATGAGGGTGGGCAAGCGGCTCATAAAGATTATAAGCAACGTCAAAAAGAATCGGCTCGAAGACGAATTTTTGGACTGCTTCATGTGTAA
- a CDS encoding 1-acyl-sn-glycerol-3-phosphate acyltransferase, translating to MKYLLFPFRCLQSVIAIFVIAGVALVCMIPFFIFAKCSKQGMFAIQKLWSWAFVTVCGGRLTVTGQENIPSTGAVYLFNHSSFLDIPVLVLGTNKFVNYVAKKELGMIPVVGWCIRAAGTLMMPRKNFEASIALYEKAKARLAAGEQFMVAPEGTRNRQREGMGPFKSGPFYFAMSCQADLVPVILWGTQDLWPPEDLVPNLRKMTGRIHMHICPKMSTQDWTDENRKAKMEELRRYFEEQLKNPPH from the coding sequence ATGAAATATCTTTTATTTCCTTTTCGATGTCTTCAAAGTGTCATTGCCATCTTTGTGATTGCGGGTGTGGCCTTAGTCTGTATGATTCCTTTTTTTATTTTTGCTAAATGTTCTAAACAAGGAATGTTTGCCATTCAAAAATTGTGGTCATGGGCTTTTGTGACGGTGTGTGGGGGGCGTTTGACTGTGACAGGTCAAGAGAACATCCCCTCAACGGGTGCGGTGTACCTCTTTAATCATTCGAGTTTTTTAGATATTCCTGTTCTAGTTTTGGGAACAAATAAGTTTGTAAACTATGTGGCTAAAAAAGAATTGGGCATGATTCCTGTGGTGGGCTGGTGCATTCGCGCAGCAGGTACCTTGATGATGCCCCGAAAGAACTTTGAGGCGTCTATTGCACTGTATGAAAAGGCCAAGGCGCGACTAGCAGCGGGGGAACAGTTTATGGTCGCCCCCGAAGGCACGCGCAATCGTCAGCGAGAGGGCATGGGACCTTTTAAGTCGGGTCCTTTTTATTTTGCCATGTCTTGTCAGGCCGATCTTGTCCCTGTGATCTTGTGGGGGACTCAAGACCTGTGGCCTCCTGAAGACCTAGTGCCCAACCTTCGGAAAATGACAGGTCGCATACATATGCACATCTGCCCTAAAATGAGCACTCAAGATTGGACGGATGAGAATCGTAAAGCCAAAATGGAAGAACTTCGTAGGTATTTTGAAGAGCAGCTTAAAAATCCACCCCACTAG